From the genome of Spirosomataceae bacterium TFI 002, one region includes:
- a CDS encoding LytTr DNA-binding domain-containing protein: MKHPLIHLGGRMYFFPAELLLLKAQENYTLIYLTNGKKHLVATTLGVLQERLERYGFLRANRSTLINTDQIMGTLDRAGGIYLQLSNSLLVDVSRRRKNTVLQALS; this comes from the coding sequence ATGAAGCATCCATTAATTCATCTGGGAGGGAGAATGTACTTTTTCCCTGCTGAACTCCTTTTATTAAAGGCTCAAGAAAACTATACGTTAATTTATTTAACCAATGGCAAAAAACACCTTGTTGCTACTACCTTAGGTGTATTACAAGAAAGACTGGAACGCTATGGATTTCTTCGTGCGAATAGATCAACTTTAATAAACACAGATCAAATAATGGGGACACTTGATAGAGCCGGAGGGATTTATCTTCAATTAAGTAATAGCTTACTAGTTGATGTTTCTCGCAGAAGAAAAAATACGGTCTTGCAGGCATTGAGCTGA
- a CDS encoding Predicted heme/steroid binding protein yields MGIQIVVLYLYDYFMEMAALPIYSKNQLALRNGQDKDEIWVAFLGKIYDVTESRLWKSGKHYEHWAGQDLTPELEDAPHTSSVFEKFKVIGLLKTD; encoded by the coding sequence ATGGGGATACAAATTGTTGTTTTGTATCTTTACGATTATTTTATGGAAATGGCTGCTTTACCTATATATTCAAAGAACCAACTAGCACTTAGAAACGGGCAAGATAAGGACGAAATCTGGGTTGCTTTCTTAGGCAAAATTTATGATGTCACCGAAAGTCGACTTTGGAAAAGTGGTAAGCATTATGAGCACTGGGCAGGCCAAGACCTCACACCAGAACTTGAAGATGCACCTCATACTTCTTCCGTTTTTGAAAAATTTAAGGTAATCGGCTTACTAAAAACAGATTAA
- a CDS encoding thiamine-phosphate kinase, translated as MERTELKDLGEFGLIDRIKSATNLVHPSSIMGIGDDAAVIDNGATYMLVSTDMLLEGIHFDLSYAPLKHLGYKAVTSNLSDIAAMNGFPKQITVSLGLSNRFSLEAIDELYEGIHLACKNYNVDLVGGDTSSSRGGLVISITAIGEVGKSEIAYRKGAKVNDVLCATGDLGAAYMGLQVLEREKQVFLENKEMQPQLEDYDYIVSRQLKPEGRTDIVHELRDKKVVPTSMIDISDGLASEVLHLSKASGVGFNVFSDNLPIDHRTLSTVAEFNLNPLTVALNGGEDYELLMTISQADYEKVKGIPEITPIGFVTEEIENVLVTNAGERAKIEAQGWVHI; from the coding sequence ATGGAAAGAACAGAACTTAAAGACCTAGGAGAATTTGGCTTAATTGACCGAATTAAAAGTGCCACAAATTTAGTGCATCCGAGCAGTATCATGGGTATTGGCGATGATGCAGCTGTAATTGACAATGGTGCAACGTATATGTTGGTATCTACTGATATGTTGCTGGAAGGCATACATTTTGATTTATCATATGCCCCACTCAAGCATTTGGGCTATAAAGCTGTCACGTCAAATCTCTCTGACATTGCCGCTATGAATGGTTTCCCAAAGCAAATAACAGTTAGCTTAGGATTAAGTAACAGGTTTTCGCTTGAGGCTATAGACGAGTTATATGAAGGAATTCACTTGGCTTGCAAAAACTATAATGTTGACCTTGTAGGTGGTGATACTTCATCTAGTAGAGGAGGCTTGGTTATTTCTATCACTGCGATAGGAGAGGTAGGGAAGAGTGAAATTGCTTACCGAAAAGGTGCGAAAGTTAACGATGTGCTATGTGCTACTGGAGATTTAGGGGCAGCTTACATGGGCTTGCAGGTATTAGAACGTGAGAAGCAAGTGTTTTTAGAAAATAAAGAAATGCAACCACAGTTGGAAGATTACGATTACATTGTAAGCAGACAACTGAAACCAGAAGGTAGAACCGATATCGTTCACGAACTAAGGGACAAAAAAGTAGTTCCAACTAGTATGATAGATATTTCTGATGGTTTAGCGTCGGAGGTTTTACATCTAAGCAAAGCTAGTGGAGTAGGTTTTAATGTATTCAGCGATAATTTACCGATCGATCATAGGACACTATCTACTGTTGCCGAGTTTAATCTAAATCCGCTGACTGTTGCTTTAAATGGGGGAGAAGATTATGAATTACTCATGACCATCTCACAAGCTGACTACGAAAAAGTAAAAGGAATTCCGGAGATAACTCCTATTGGTTTTGTAACCGAAGAGATCGAAAATGTTTTGGTTACTAATGCTGGGGAAAGAGCCAAGATAGAAGCACAAGGTTGGGTGCATATCTAA
- a CDS encoding Cell wall-associated hydrolase, NlpC family, whose amino-acid sequence MFKSLVVFSKNISVYLSVFLVVSSSAFSQNVLEESLGQIKTQYAPDKRTAIYEFETRNDTLFVKTDQVEAYSKSQTLLKSKNAAYQLTKLPNSALGTDTLALINVSVANIRSNPRQSAELATQALLGTPIKVLEKVGGWYRVQTPDKYIGYLEGSSFEYTKENSFPKVIVTTPLSFSKQKPTKRSANVSDITWGNLFRLKGEKGKFYEVVYPDGRIAYVSRKEAKPIGNLSFTGSFPVKDGLVNSGKEMMGIPYLWGGTSWKGVDCSGFTRTVFLMNGVYLPRDASQQALIGEKVEFNNDFSLLNKGDLLFFGRIVDDQPKVTHVAMSLGNARFIHSSGMVRISSLDPQDEYYDEYNTNRLLFVKRLENSNNSVYYLNNKTLY is encoded by the coding sequence ATGTTCAAGAGTTTAGTGGTTTTTAGTAAAAATATAAGTGTTTATTTATCAGTTTTTCTGGTAGTTTCATCAAGTGCATTTTCCCAAAATGTACTTGAGGAATCATTAGGTCAGATCAAGACCCAATATGCTCCAGATAAAAGAACAGCCATTTACGAGTTTGAAACACGTAATGATACGCTTTTTGTAAAAACGGATCAGGTTGAAGCTTACTCAAAGTCGCAAACTTTATTAAAAAGTAAAAACGCAGCATACCAATTAACTAAACTACCGAACTCCGCTTTAGGAACTGATACATTGGCTTTAATAAATGTGTCAGTTGCAAATATTCGTTCAAACCCGCGACAATCTGCTGAGTTAGCTACGCAGGCTTTGCTTGGAACTCCTATTAAGGTTTTGGAGAAAGTTGGTGGTTGGTACAGAGTTCAAACTCCAGACAAATACATTGGTTATTTGGAAGGTAGTTCTTTTGAATACACCAAAGAAAATTCATTTCCCAAAGTGATTGTAACTACACCGCTTTCATTTAGTAAACAAAAACCTACAAAGCGAAGTGCAAATGTATCTGATATAACATGGGGTAATCTCTTTCGACTTAAAGGTGAAAAAGGGAAGTTTTACGAAGTCGTGTATCCAGATGGTAGAATTGCTTACGTAAGCAGGAAAGAAGCTAAGCCAATAGGCAACCTTAGTTTTACAGGATCATTTCCTGTCAAAGATGGACTTGTTAACTCAGGAAAAGAAATGATGGGCATTCCTTATTTATGGGGCGGAACATCTTGGAAAGGAGTGGATTGCAGCGGATTTACCCGAACAGTTTTTCTTATGAATGGTGTATATTTACCTAGAGATGCTTCGCAGCAAGCTTTGATAGGAGAAAAGGTCGAATTCAACAACGATTTTAGCTTATTGAACAAAGGCGATCTATTGTTTTTTGGTAGAATTGTAGATGATCAACCAAAAGTAACTCATGTCGCAATGAGTTTAGGAAATGCTCGTTTTATTCATTCATCAGGTATGGTAAGAATTAGTAGCCTTGATCCCCAAGATGAATATTATGATGAATACAATACGAACAGGTTACTTTTTGTGAAACGACTCGAAAACTCAAATAATTCGGTGTATTACTTGAACAACAAAACCTTATACTAA
- a CDS encoding putative membrane-bound dehydrogenase domain-containing protein: MKYGFIFLFAALLFSCKPDSNQKLTDEEYFALSEEQRHSAEYALEGLDLYDPELEVTLFASEPMMINPTNMDIDDKGRVWICEGYNYRNKLNPRNPYNKKGDRILILEDTDKDGKADKSTVFYQGEDVNSALGISVVGNRVIVSCSPNVLVFTDADGDDVPDKKEILFSGIGGEQHDHGVHAFTFGPDGKFYFNYGNAGKGMLAQNGKPLLDDQQNIINNDGKPYREGMVYRCDPNGTNVEILAWNFRNNYELTVDSYGRMWQSDNDDDGNRGTRINYVMDYGNYGFKDEITGSDWRTRRVNLEDSIYQQHWHLNDPGVVPNLLQTYAGSPTGITIYEGDLLPEKYQNQLLHTDAGPNILRAYPVQKDGAGFKAELIKILDGSKRDNWFRPSDVTVAPDGSIFVADWYDPGVGGHAIGDLDKGRIYRIAPRGHKYNVSAPNYQSKEEAVKALQSPNTATKFNAYVAIKEMGAQASDVLLNLYENGNDRMKARALWLLSKIDDSIIEKAAKDNNEDIRVTAVRAARINNTLPSAFFSVMANDTSSQVRREVALAIRHKSNKEAWKALASSYKGNDRWYLEALGIAADGNWDEYLPAYIEEQGSGWIGNKAAQDIVWRSRAKNSPALLSTLIDNADFKGKLRYYRALDFQDVDSKNAILLSRLEETKSLEEKVVIFRQMDLKSGPTFEKFSKSANELLSQVGSETDFLDIVKKFRLKSQEKRLLDIVYNGEGQVIAEAANTYIDFFGINKVREMCTTADSESALRSIERFGLVDNKVVTDLLISIFQNEKIDIKKRETAMEAMNGWNSEETLWELMKANKVPKAVLPIAQKHMLRTWHADIRAAAEEQFGEEKESVDVAKLRAMSGNEAKGKEIFKVYCVACHMVNGEGIDFGPGLSEIGSKLSKQGLYNAILYPSEGMGFGYETQLLKLKNGEEVFCIVTSKTENEVNVKLVGQAGQTQYARNEIMSIEQQDVSLMPKFPLQDNDLVDLVEYLRSLK, encoded by the coding sequence ATGAAATACGGATTCATTTTCCTTTTTGCCGCCTTGTTGTTTTCATGCAAGCCTGATTCAAACCAAAAACTTACAGATGAGGAGTATTTTGCCCTAAGCGAAGAGCAAAGGCATTCAGCGGAGTATGCATTGGAAGGTCTCGACCTTTATGATCCTGAGTTAGAAGTAACGCTTTTTGCCTCAGAGCCCATGATGATCAATCCTACTAATATGGATATCGATGATAAAGGGAGAGTCTGGATTTGTGAGGGATATAATTACCGTAATAAGCTCAACCCAAGAAACCCATACAATAAGAAAGGTGATAGAATCCTAATTCTTGAAGATACAGACAAAGATGGTAAGGCTGATAAATCTACTGTTTTTTACCAAGGAGAAGATGTGAATTCAGCCCTCGGAATATCAGTTGTGGGTAATAGAGTCATTGTTTCATGTAGTCCAAATGTATTGGTATTTACTGATGCTGATGGCGATGATGTTCCTGATAAAAAAGAAATTCTGTTTTCAGGGATTGGAGGGGAGCAGCATGATCATGGAGTTCACGCTTTTACATTTGGCCCAGATGGTAAGTTTTATTTCAACTACGGAAATGCTGGAAAAGGAATGCTTGCACAAAATGGGAAACCATTACTTGACGACCAGCAAAACATCATAAATAATGATGGTAAGCCTTACAGAGAAGGAATGGTTTATCGTTGCGACCCAAATGGTACTAATGTTGAAATACTTGCATGGAATTTTAGAAATAATTATGAACTCACTGTAGATTCATATGGTCGCATGTGGCAGTCGGACAATGACGATGACGGTAACAGAGGTACCAGAATAAACTATGTAATGGATTATGGAAACTACGGTTTCAAAGATGAAATTACTGGGTCCGACTGGAGAACCCGCCGAGTTAACCTTGAAGATTCTATTTATCAGCAGCATTGGCATTTGAATGATCCAGGTGTTGTTCCCAATCTGCTACAAACCTATGCAGGTTCACCAACAGGAATTACCATTTATGAAGGTGACCTTTTACCCGAAAAGTATCAAAATCAACTTTTGCACACAGATGCGGGACCAAATATTCTAAGAGCTTATCCAGTTCAAAAGGATGGTGCGGGCTTCAAAGCTGAGCTTATCAAAATACTTGATGGTAGCAAAAGAGACAATTGGTTTAGACCATCTGATGTAACAGTTGCTCCCGATGGGTCCATTTTTGTTGCAGACTGGTATGATCCAGGAGTTGGTGGACATGCAATTGGTGATTTGGACAAAGGTAGAATTTACAGAATTGCACCACGAGGACACAAATACAACGTATCTGCACCAAATTATCAATCAAAGGAGGAGGCAGTAAAAGCACTTCAAAGTCCCAATACAGCTACAAAATTCAATGCTTATGTAGCTATAAAGGAAATGGGGGCACAGGCTAGTGATGTATTACTCAATCTTTATGAAAATGGCAATGACCGAATGAAAGCTAGAGCCTTGTGGCTTTTGAGCAAAATAGATGATAGCATCATTGAAAAAGCGGCAAAGGATAACAATGAGGATATAAGAGTAACTGCCGTAAGAGCAGCAAGAATTAATAATACTTTGCCAAGTGCTTTCTTTAGTGTGATGGCAAATGATACATCTTCTCAAGTGAGACGGGAAGTTGCGTTGGCGATCAGGCATAAGTCTAACAAAGAAGCCTGGAAGGCATTGGCCTCTTCTTATAAGGGAAATGACAGGTGGTATTTGGAAGCTTTAGGAATAGCTGCTGATGGTAATTGGGATGAGTATTTGCCAGCCTATATTGAAGAGCAAGGTTCGGGTTGGATAGGCAACAAAGCTGCTCAAGATATAGTATGGAGAAGTAGGGCTAAAAACTCACCAGCATTATTAAGTACTTTGATTGACAATGCAGATTTCAAAGGTAAACTAAGGTATTACAGAGCACTTGACTTTCAAGATGTGGATTCCAAAAATGCAATATTGCTTTCAAGACTGGAGGAAACGAAAAGTCTAGAAGAGAAAGTAGTGATTTTTAGACAAATGGATTTAAAGTCTGGGCCTACATTTGAAAAGTTCTCCAAATCGGCGAATGAGTTATTGTCGCAAGTGGGGAGCGAAACTGACTTCTTAGATATTGTTAAGAAGTTTAGGTTGAAGTCGCAAGAAAAAAGGCTTTTGGACATTGTATATAACGGTGAAGGTCAAGTCATAGCAGAAGCCGCAAATACTTACATCGACTTTTTTGGAATAAATAAAGTTCGGGAGATGTGTACCACTGCCGATTCTGAAAGTGCCCTTAGGTCTATTGAGCGTTTTGGTTTGGTTGATAATAAGGTGGTAACCGACTTGTTGATCAGTATTTTTCAAAACGAAAAAATAGATATAAAGAAACGTGAAACTGCGATGGAAGCCATGAATGGTTGGAATAGCGAAGAAACTTTATGGGAGTTAATGAAAGCCAATAAAGTCCCAAAAGCAGTCTTGCCAATAGCACAGAAACACATGTTACGAACCTGGCATGCTGATATTAGAGCAGCAGCTGAGGAACAATTTGGAGAAGAAAAAGAATCTGTAGATGTGGCAAAATTAAGGGCTATGTCGGGCAATGAAGCAAAAGGGAAAGAGATATTCAAAGTCTACTGTGTGGCTTGTCACATGGTAAATGGTGAAGGAATTGATTTTGGGCCAGGTTTGAGCGAAATAGGTAGCAAACTTTCTAAGCAGGGATTGTACAATGCTATTTTGTACCCATCAGAAGGAATGGGCTTTGGTTACGAAACCCAATTGCTCAAGCTAAAAAATGGTGAAGAAGTCTTTTGCATTGTTACTTCCAAGACGGAAAATGAAGTAAACGTGAAACTTGTAGGTCAAGCAGGGCAAACCCAATATGCGAGAAACGAAATCATGTCTATAGAGCAGCAAGATGTCTCTTTGATGCCTAAGTTTCCGTTACAGGATAATGATTTGGTTGATTTGGTAGAATACTTAAGATCACTTAAATAA
- a CDS encoding selenoprotein W-related protein has translation MKNRLVIVYCPKCGWLLRAAWMAQELLTTFVDELFEVSLRPSELGGVFQVLVNEELVFDRKTFGGFPEPKVLKQIVRDVIAPNKSLRHSDEK, from the coding sequence TTGAAAAATCGATTAGTTATTGTTTATTGTCCCAAATGCGGTTGGCTCTTACGAGCAGCATGGATGGCACAGGAGTTACTTACAACTTTTGTTGACGAGTTATTTGAAGTTTCACTCCGTCCATCGGAGCTTGGAGGGGTATTTCAAGTGCTGGTGAACGAAGAGTTAGTTTTTGATAGAAAAACTTTTGGTGGTTTTCCTGAGCCTAAAGTCTTGAAGCAAATTGTTCGAGATGTTATTGCACCCAATAAATCTTTGAGACATTCAGATGAGAAATAA
- a CDS encoding H+/Cl- antiporter ClcA: protein MRNKYWLLLLKRQLKNLYNQKHVKYTLQKLDKHLPYESIPLWLASVATGLIAVLYERLFEFFEHWGIKIFEYNNYLIFVTAPVFMLLAWLMVEKMSKASAGSGIPQLMVSVEIADTKRSKFIDFFLSIKVIFVKIASSLLMLLGGGAIGREGPTLQIAGSIFQFANKYVPSHWPKVSQRNMLITGGASGLAAAFNTPLGGIVYVVEELTKAHIGRFRTAVFTAVIISGMTAQLFLGSYLYLGFPKIAVVPTWGILWVIFFAFISGMAGAGFSKILLYIDTQRKKLVSVNKKAILTFCAALGFALVVFYTGKFSIGTGKPLLNEILFTNNEIPWYMFPARFIGTVFTFAVGAAGGIFATSLASGASLATLVISIAEIAPEYHNLLVLVAMIGFLTGVTRSPFTAAILVLEMTDRHSAIFYFLIAGLISNVGAALVMKHSFYDYQRIAFLKQIDEVVKASKKKLKAESKS from the coding sequence ATGAGAAATAAGTACTGGTTATTATTATTAAAAAGACAACTTAAGAACCTTTACAATCAAAAGCACGTAAAATATACCTTACAAAAGCTTGATAAGCATTTGCCTTATGAATCCATACCACTTTGGCTAGCTTCTGTTGCCACTGGATTAATAGCTGTTCTCTACGAAAGGTTGTTCGAGTTCTTTGAGCATTGGGGTATAAAGATTTTCGAATACAATAACTACCTCATTTTCGTCACGGCTCCAGTATTTATGCTTTTGGCTTGGTTGATGGTGGAGAAGATGTCAAAAGCATCGGCTGGAAGTGGTATTCCACAGTTAATGGTTTCTGTAGAAATAGCAGATACCAAACGCTCTAAATTCATTGACTTCTTTCTAAGTATCAAGGTGATTTTTGTAAAAATTGCCAGTAGTTTACTTATGCTCTTGGGTGGAGGTGCCATTGGTAGAGAAGGGCCAACATTACAAATTGCTGGCTCTATATTTCAATTTGCCAATAAGTATGTCCCAAGTCATTGGCCTAAGGTTTCGCAGCGTAACATGCTTATTACTGGTGGTGCATCTGGTCTTGCGGCTGCCTTTAATACACCATTAGGAGGAATCGTATATGTAGTAGAAGAGCTTACCAAAGCTCATATCGGGCGATTTAGAACGGCAGTTTTTACAGCTGTTATTATCTCGGGTATGACCGCTCAGCTTTTTCTGGGATCGTACCTATATTTAGGTTTTCCTAAAATCGCTGTAGTACCCACATGGGGGATATTATGGGTTATATTCTTTGCTTTTATTTCCGGAATGGCGGGTGCTGGTTTCTCCAAAATTCTACTATACATAGATACCCAAAGGAAGAAATTAGTTAGTGTAAATAAAAAGGCAATCTTAACATTTTGTGCTGCTTTAGGCTTTGCACTTGTTGTTTTTTATACAGGAAAATTCAGCATAGGAACAGGTAAACCTTTACTTAATGAGATATTATTTACCAATAATGAGATTCCATGGTATATGTTTCCTGCCAGGTTTATTGGGACCGTTTTTACTTTTGCTGTGGGTGCTGCTGGAGGTATTTTTGCGACTTCTCTTGCCTCAGGAGCAAGCTTGGCAACCTTGGTGATATCTATTGCCGAAATAGCACCTGAGTATCACAACCTGCTTGTTTTAGTTGCCATGATAGGTTTCCTTACCGGTGTCACAAGATCGCCTTTTACAGCAGCTATATTAGTTCTTGAAATGACCGATAGACATTCGGCAATCTTCTATTTCTTAATAGCAGGACTGATCTCAAATGTAGGAGCTGCTTTGGTGATGAAACACTCTTTCTATGACTACCAGCGAATCGCGTTTTTAAAACAAATAGACGAGGTAGTAAAAGCAAGTAAAAAGAAACTTAAAGCTGAGTCAAAGTCTTAA
- a CDS encoding cytochrome c peroxidase: MKKYLFGLFTLGLALNLTSCKTDIDNNPEASELDISLTNSLETASNGIGKEYYILPESNDFAAIPQDPKNPLSAAKVELGKLLYHETGLAQNPVNLSGMNTYSCASCHHAAAGFQACVAQGMGEGGSGFGAFGESRKPNANYKTSDIDVQPLRSPSILNIAYQELVLWNGQFGATGANVGTEDKWHPGSHPIAQNFLGFEGVETQALAGREVHRLVIDKIFMSNIGNYKQLYEKAFDPASFYNPTSLKNNSSLAIAAYERVVLANQSPFQLWLRGNNGAMSEDEKKGALLFFGKGNCASCHNGPSLANMEFHAYGMKDLKNGQIGNSMVINVNPNDAAHLGRGGFTGVDSEKYEFKVPQLYNLKDSPFYGHGASFSSVKEVIMYKNLAKKENDNVPDSYLSSQFKPLNLTSDEIEQLTVFIENALRDPNLTRYVPSKLPSGLGFPNNDKQTRVDLGF; the protein is encoded by the coding sequence ATGAAAAAATATCTATTTGGTCTTTTTACGCTTGGTCTTGCCCTAAATTTAACTTCTTGTAAAACTGATATTGATAACAATCCGGAAGCAAGCGAGCTTGATATAAGTCTAACAAATTCGTTGGAAACGGCATCTAACGGAATAGGAAAAGAGTACTATATACTGCCTGAGAGCAATGATTTTGCTGCTATACCTCAGGATCCCAAGAACCCATTAAGTGCTGCAAAAGTTGAATTAGGTAAACTTCTTTACCATGAAACAGGACTTGCACAAAACCCAGTAAACCTTTCTGGAATGAATACGTATAGCTGTGCGAGTTGCCATCATGCAGCAGCGGGTTTTCAAGCATGCGTAGCTCAAGGAATGGGGGAAGGTGGCTCTGGATTTGGAGCTTTTGGAGAAAGTAGAAAACCAAATGCTAACTATAAAACGAGTGATATTGATGTTCAACCTTTGCGTTCTCCTTCTATCTTGAATATTGCCTACCAAGAATTAGTTCTTTGGAACGGTCAATTTGGAGCTACGGGTGCAAACGTGGGTACGGAAGATAAATGGCATCCTGGATCACACCCAATCGCTCAAAACTTCTTAGGGTTTGAAGGAGTAGAAACTCAAGCTCTTGCTGGTAGAGAAGTGCATAGATTGGTGATTGATAAAATATTTATGAGCAATATTGGAAATTACAAGCAGCTCTACGAAAAAGCATTTGACCCAGCTAGTTTTTATAACCCTACGAGCTTAAAAAACAATTCATCATTGGCAATAGCAGCATATGAGCGTGTTGTATTGGCAAATCAATCTCCTTTCCAATTATGGTTAAGAGGTAATAATGGTGCCATGAGCGAAGATGAAAAAAAGGGAGCATTGCTGTTTTTTGGTAAAGGAAACTGTGCCAGCTGCCATAATGGACCTTCATTGGCAAATATGGAATTCCATGCTTACGGAATGAAAGACCTCAAAAATGGTCAAATTGGTAATAGTATGGTTATCAATGTAAATCCAAACGATGCTGCACACCTAGGAAGAGGAGGCTTTACAGGAGTTGATTCCGAAAAATATGAGTTTAAAGTGCCTCAGTTATACAACCTCAAAGATTCCCCATTCTATGGCCATGGAGCTTCATTTAGTTCAGTGAAAGAAGTTATTATGTATAAGAACTTGGCTAAAAAAGAGAACGACAATGTTCCTGATAGTTATTTATCTAGTCAGTTTAAGCCACTGAATTTGACTTCAGACGAGATTGAGCAATTAACGGTATTTATAGAAAACGCACTAAGAGATCCAAATCTTACGAGGTATGTTCCTTCTAAATTACCATCTGGCCTAGGATTCCCAAATAATGACAAGCAAACTAGGGTAGATCTTGGTTTTTAA
- a CDS encoding putative ABC transport system permease protein, protein MSIRENIAEGLRSIKGNMLRTVITAAIIAFGIMALVGILTTIDGIQSSVDQSFESLGVNSFDIKVENQRGRRRGVSEKQNPPIFFREAMLYKELFTGKADADVSISTNVAGAVEVKFESLKTNPNTRVIAVDENYLSMKGYKLQNGRDINVNDVKLSSKVVLIGNELAKTLFPKTSPMDKVISMMGNKYRVVGVLEKKGSLTGGGDDRVALLPLETGRQFDTNGSFSYDITTATAKVENIDYVIGEATATMRRVRGDEIGADDSFEIERADAFLEDVESITDNLRIGGIGISFITLLGASIALMNIMMVSVTERTREIGVRKALGASPQKIRFQFLIEAIVICLLGGIGGILLGLAMGNIVANFIGEGAVFVVPWGLIAVGIVVCITVGLISGVYPAIKASRLDPIESLRYE, encoded by the coding sequence ATGAGTATACGCGAAAATATTGCCGAAGGATTGAGATCAATAAAGGGAAATATGCTTCGTACGGTAATTACCGCAGCAATCATCGCTTTTGGAATAATGGCCTTGGTAGGAATTCTTACCACCATAGATGGTATCCAAAGTAGTGTAGATCAAAGTTTCGAAAGCCTGGGAGTAAACTCATTCGACATCAAAGTAGAAAACCAGCGTGGTAGAAGGAGAGGGGTGAGTGAAAAACAAAATCCACCTATATTTTTTAGAGAAGCTATGCTTTACAAAGAACTATTTACCGGGAAAGCAGATGCTGACGTATCTATTTCGACCAATGTGGCAGGAGCTGTGGAGGTAAAATTTGAATCTTTAAAGACAAACCCCAATACCCGAGTAATTGCTGTAGACGAAAATTACCTCAGCATGAAGGGTTATAAACTTCAGAATGGACGAGATATCAATGTCAATGATGTTAAGCTTTCTTCCAAAGTTGTTTTAATTGGTAATGAACTTGCAAAAACTCTTTTTCCCAAAACGAGCCCTATGGATAAGGTGATCAGCATGATGGGCAATAAGTATAGAGTTGTGGGAGTGTTGGAGAAAAAAGGCTCACTTACAGGTGGTGGAGATGATAGAGTAGCATTGTTACCTTTAGAAACCGGAAGACAATTCGATACAAACGGAAGTTTTTCATATGATATTACTACAGCAACAGCTAAAGTTGAAAACATTGACTATGTAATAGGAGAAGCCACAGCCACCATGCGAAGGGTGAGAGGTGATGAAATTGGTGCTGATGATAGTTTCGAAATCGAAAGAGCGGATGCATTCCTAGAAGATGTAGAAAGCATAACAGATAACTTGAGAATAGGAGGGATAGGAATATCATTCATTACACTGCTGGGAGCTTCTATTGCTTTGATGAATATCATGATGGTTTCGGTTACGGAACGTACAAGAGAGATAGGCGTAAGGAAAGCATTAGGGGCAAGTCCTCAAAAAATCAGGTTTCAGTTTTTGATTGAAGCAATCGTTATATGTTTGCTTGGAGGAATAGGTGGAATACTACTTGGCTTAGCTATGGGTAATATAGTGGCCAACTTTATAGGCGAGGGAGCTGTTTTTGTTGTTCCTTGGGGGCTAATTGCAGTCGGAATAGTAGTTTGTATCACTGTTGGATTGATATCTGGAGTATATCCAGCGATTAAAGCTTCACGCTTAGATCCAATAGAATCACTGCGTTACGAATAA